One genomic region from Spirochaetaceae bacterium encodes:
- a CDS encoding elongation factor G codes for MSTSASDIRNVALIGHGGTGKTSLVEQALVRGKVVPKFAPVDGGKSVSDHAPEEIARGISVHAAIAHLPWKGAKINLLDTPGSADFIGEVVAALHVSDVAVMVVGGDVGVQIETAKLWRRLQAAGKPCIVFVNQMDKEHANFANTLADLREKLSGSFVPAVVPIGDGAGFSGVVDLLSGKALTHMGGQESAGTVPDDLADTVEEYRQGLIEGAAEGSDELMEKYLDEETLSDDEVRTGLAASLHGNLVVPVVAGSATLNSGVASLLDVLQAVAPSAAAGAGVDGGGAPAAFVFKTSIDQYSGRLSWIKVMSGEITPDTELVDTRDGRKERITKLFTLCGSQLVDSDGLAAGDLGVFTKLTSAATGDTLAQQADLTYPPLDLPQPVHAVTLAAHSKKDEDKLGQFLSRVAEEDPTFRVRYNGETRETVVSAMGELQLSIALERLKNTAKVEVETNVPRVAYRETITRPAGAEYQHKKQTGGHGQYAKVEIRIKPLPRGEEFSFVNQIVGGAISKGYIPGVEKGLREGMAGGVLAGFPVVDVEVALVDGKEHSVDSSELAFSLAARGALRSALDQARPVLLEPVANLTVYVEESYLGDVLSDLSGRRGRIQGQEPVDGGMLEVRALVPQAELVRYAIDLKSMTSGTASFEMAFDNYAPLTGRMADDIIKRSREPDAVASGR; via the coding sequence ATGAGCACGTCAGCTTCTGATATTCGGAACGTAGCGTTGATCGGTCACGGCGGCACCGGCAAGACCTCCCTGGTGGAGCAGGCGCTCGTGCGCGGCAAGGTGGTGCCCAAGTTCGCCCCGGTGGACGGCGGCAAGTCGGTGAGCGACCACGCTCCGGAGGAGATCGCGCGGGGCATCTCGGTACACGCCGCGATCGCTCACTTGCCGTGGAAGGGCGCCAAGATCAACCTGCTCGACACGCCGGGGTCGGCCGACTTCATCGGCGAGGTCGTGGCCGCCCTGCACGTCAGCGACGTTGCGGTGATGGTGGTGGGCGGTGACGTCGGCGTGCAGATCGAGACCGCCAAGCTGTGGCGCCGCCTGCAGGCTGCCGGCAAACCGTGCATCGTGTTCGTGAACCAGATGGACAAGGAGCACGCCAACTTCGCGAACACGCTCGCCGACCTGCGCGAGAAGCTGTCGGGCAGCTTCGTGCCGGCGGTGGTGCCGATCGGCGACGGCGCGGGATTCTCCGGCGTCGTGGACCTGCTGAGCGGCAAGGCGCTCACCCACATGGGCGGCCAGGAGTCTGCCGGCACGGTCCCGGACGACTTGGCGGACACCGTCGAGGAGTACCGGCAGGGCCTGATCGAGGGCGCGGCCGAGGGCAGCGACGAGCTGATGGAGAAGTACCTCGACGAGGAGACCCTGAGCGACGACGAGGTGCGCACCGGGCTCGCCGCGTCGCTGCACGGCAATCTGGTGGTTCCGGTCGTGGCGGGGTCGGCGACCCTGAACTCCGGCGTGGCGAGCCTGCTCGACGTGCTCCAGGCGGTGGCGCCGTCCGCGGCCGCGGGTGCCGGCGTGGATGGCGGCGGCGCACCGGCCGCGTTCGTGTTCAAGACCAGCATCGACCAGTACTCCGGCCGGCTGTCGTGGATCAAGGTGATGAGCGGAGAGATCACGCCCGACACCGAGCTGGTAGACACCCGCGACGGCCGCAAGGAGCGCATCACCAAGCTGTTTACCCTGTGCGGATCGCAACTGGTCGACAGCGACGGCCTGGCCGCCGGCGACCTCGGCGTGTTCACCAAGCTGACCAGCGCCGCGACCGGCGACACCCTGGCGCAGCAGGCCGATCTGACCTATCCCCCGCTCGACCTGCCGCAACCGGTGCACGCGGTTACCCTGGCCGCCCACTCCAAGAAGGACGAGGACAAGCTCGGCCAGTTCCTGTCGCGCGTCGCGGAGGAAGACCCCACGTTCAGGGTGCGCTACAACGGCGAGACGCGCGAGACGGTGGTGTCCGCGATGGGCGAGCTGCAACTCTCGATTGCCCTGGAGCGGCTCAAGAACACGGCCAAGGTAGAGGTGGAAACCAACGTGCCGCGCGTCGCCTATCGGGAGACCATCACCAGGCCGGCGGGCGCCGAGTATCAGCACAAGAAGCAGACCGGCGGCCACGGCCAGTACGCCAAGGTGGAGATCCGCATAAAGCCGCTGCCGCGCGGCGAGGAATTCTCGTTCGTGAACCAGATCGTCGGCGGGGCGATCTCCAAGGGATACATCCCCGGCGTCGAGAAGGGGCTGCGCGAGGGCATGGCCGGTGGCGTACTGGCCGGTTTCCCGGTGGTGGACGTCGAGGTTGCCCTGGTGGACGGCAAGGAGCACTCGGTCGACTCATCCGAGTTGGCGTTCTCGCTGGCGGCACGGGGTGCGTTGCGCAGCGCGCTCGACCAGGCCAGGCCGGTGCTGCTGGAGCCGGTCGCCAATCTCACCGTGTACGTGGAGGAGAGCTATCTCGGCGACGTGTTGTCCGACCTGAGTGGCCGGCGCGGGCGCATCCAGGGTCAGGAGCCGGTCGACGGCGGCATGCTGGAGGTGAGGGCGCTGGTGCCGCAGGCCGAATTGGTGCGCTACGCCATCGACCTCAAGTCGATGACCTCCGGTACCGCGTCGTTCGAAATGGCGTTCGACAACTACGCCCCGCTCACCGGGCGCATGGCCGACGATATCATCAAGCGGTCACGGGAGCCGGACGCGGTAGCCTCCGGCCGCTGA